CTCGCCGCCGCTTTTTAGTTCTTTAACATCCGTTGGGAAGATCCTATGCATCCGATGCTTAATATTGCCATTCGCGCTGTGCGAAAGGCTGGTGACCATGTCATTAAATCTCTAGAAAAACCTCAATCTATTGAAGTTGCTAATAAAGGTAATGATGTTGTTACCAATATCGATCATGAAGCAGAAGCTATCATCATCGATACTATCCTTAAGTCTTACCCTGATCACTGCATCGTTGCAGCTGAATCTGGTAACAAAGAAGGACGTGACAAAGAGTGTCAATGGATTATCGACCCAGTGGATGGCACCAAGAACTTCGTTCGCGGTTACCCACACTTTGCAATTTCTATCGCACTACGCATGCGTGGTCGTACTGAAGTTGCTGCTGTTTACGATCCTGCTCGTAACGAACTATTCACTGCAACACGCGGTGCTGGCGCTCAGCTAAACAGCCAGCGTATTCGTGCTTCTCAACCTCGCGATCTAACAGGTACTGTTCTAGCAACAGGTCTACCTTTCGCTGCTAAGCAACACGCAGAAAGCTACCTAAAAATCCAAAATGCACTATTTATCGAGTGTGATGACATGCGTCAATCAGGCTCAACAGCATTGGATCTATGTTACCTAGCTGCTGGTCGTGTTGACGGCGTATTTAAACTAGGTCAAAAGCCTTGGGAAATTGCTGCGGGTGAACTAATCGCGCGTGAAGCTGGTGCTATCTGTGCTGACTTTACTGGTAACACTAACTACCTAACAACTGGCAACATCGTTGCTGGTAACGCTCGTGTAGTTAAGCCAATGCTTGCTAAAATCCGTGAATTCGGTAGCGATGCACTAACTAAATAATCATTTAGTTATCCAGTAAGAATAAAAGCCCTGCTGATATTTATCAGCAGGGCTTTTTTATTGTACATCTATATAATAAGGCGTCTCATTACCATATAATTACTTTATAGTATATTTAATACCTTTAAAGAATTATGAATACCTTGTCTTTAAGTAAACTTTCCATTGAAGTTTACCCTACGGAATTATCAGATAAATATAGCCCGCTATGGACTTATCGCCTCAAGTTTCTCACTCGTGGCTTTTTTTATAAATCTTCACTACAAAAGCTCGTCAATGGTATAGATCCGACGCTACTAGCAACCTTATGTAAAAGACACAACCGTTTCATTGAAAAACCTTTTCGTCCTTACATAACAAATACTGCAGCACCGAGCCAGCGTGTAGCGTTTATTACTAAACACTATCAGTTCATTTCTAATGAATTACCATCAGCAACAAAAGAGCATATTTTTGCCAACAGCAAGGGGCTAAAGTTAGTTTCATTCATTGTTGATGATCAAGAGTACTCACTTAACCTAACCTTTGATGGTCGCTACCAAAAAGAAGGCGAACTTTGCTTAGTCTTGTTTGATGCACAAGGTAATAACTTTTATACCGTAACGTTTATCGTAAATAATCAAGACGGTAAACGGAGTATCATTATAGGTGGGTTACAGGGGCCTGCTAGCAACGAAGAAAATAACCTTAAAATAAAAAGACTCACTAAAACATTACATGGTCAAAGACCAAAAGATTTAATGATAAAAATGATGACGTTTATTGCCAACTGCTGGCAAGCAGATCATTTATTAGCGATCAAAAACGAGTCCCATACCTATTGCGCCAAACGTTATAAATCTAAAAAATACGGTAGTTCAAGGATCAAAACAGACTACAACCGCCATTGGGAAGCATTAGGTGGTACAGAATACGATACACATTTTTATCAATTACCGATGGAAGATGTACGTCGTGATCCGGAAGATATTTCACGCCCTAAGCGTGCAATGTATCGCCGACGTTATGAATGGCTTGATCAAGTCAAAGCTGAGATTCAACAAATCATCGCCTTAAAACAATAAAAAAAGGATCGCTTATGCGATCCTTTTTATTAAGAATTTATGCTTACCAATTATGGCATTGCATCAAATTCCTCACCTTCTTTCTCAACCAGTGTTGGCATCAAGTGCTCACGAGTAATACCCAGTTTAAGCGCAAGCGCCGATGCAACGTAAATTGAAGAGTAAGTACCGATAGTAATACCGATCAATAACGCTAATGCAAAACCGTGGATCATGCTGCCGCCTAATACGAACAAAGCAATCACTACAAATAAGGTGGTACCCGATGTGATCAAAGTACGACTTAATGTTTGTGAAATTGAATTATTCATGATTTCAGCAGGGCTTTCTTTACGCATCTTACGGAAGTTCTCACGGATACGGTCAAAGACAACGATAGTATCGTTCAATGAGTAACCGACAACCGTAAGTAACGCCGCGACAATCGTTAGATCAACTTCTACTTGTAGTAAAGAGAAGATACCAACGGTAATGATGATATCGTGCGCCAATGACATTACCGCACCTGCGGCTAAACGCCATTCAAAACGCAATGACACGTAAAGTAAGATACATAGCAATGCAATCAGAATTGCCATACCACCCGCTTCAGCTAGTTCATCACCCACATTCGGACCAACGAACTCAATACGGCGCATTTCAACAGATTGCGCAGTACCTTCTTTTAAAGCATCGATGATTTGGTTACCTAACACTTCACCTTTAACATCATCACGCGGTTGTAAACGTACCATGACATCACGTGCTGTACCAAAGTTTTGTACAATGGCATCACCAAATCCCGCTTTCTGTAATGATTCACGGATCAAGGGTAAATTAGCTGGCTCTTTGAAGCTCACTTCAATCAGCGTTCCGCCAGTAAAGTCTAAGCCCCAGTTAAGCCCTTTTGTTGCAATCGTACCAATGGATCCTGCGATCATTAATAGCGAGAAAACAAAAGCAACTTTTGACCAACGCATGAAGTCGACGACTTTGTCCGCATTCAATAATTCTCTCATCTCAGCGTCCTCTTAAATCGACAACTTATCTACGCGTTTGCCGCCGTAGATCAAGTTAACCACGGCACGTGTGCCGACAATCGCTGTGAACATCGAAGTCAAAATACCAATCGATAATGTCACGGCAAAACCTTTGATCGCACCAGTACCCACAGCAAATAGAATAATTGCTGTAATTAAGGTGGTAATGTTCGCATCGGCAATGGTGCTAAATGCATTGCCATAACCTTGCTGGATAGCTTGTTGTGGACTGCGACCTTCACGTAATTCTTCACGAATACGTTCAAAGATCAGCACGTTCGCATCAACAGCCATACCGACGGTTAATACAATACCGGCGATACCTGGTAAGGTCATGGTAGCCCCTGGGATCATCGACATGACACCGATAATCAATACCAAGTTCATCATTAGTGCAAGGTTTGCGATCAAGCCAAAGCCACGGTAGTAAAGCAGTGTAAATAGCATTACCGCCACCATACCCCAGATACACGCTTGCACACCCATATCAATGTTTTGCTGACCCATTGATGGACCAATGGTACGTTCTTCAACAATTGAGATTGGCGCAATCAGGGCACCTGCACGAAGCAATAGCGACAAGTTATGCGCTTCTGCTTGTGAGTCGATACCTGTAATACGGAAGTTACGACCAAGTGCCGATTGAATCGTTGCTTGGTTGATCACTTCTTCGTGTTTTTCAAGGATCACTTTACCGTCAGGACCACGTTTTCCGCTGTCTTTGTACTCAGTAAATACCGTTGCCATCAGCTTACCGACATTGTTCTTAGAGAACGCAGTCATCTTGCTACCACCTTCGGTATCTAGCGAGATATTCACCTGTGGGCGACCATATTCATCAGCACTTGAACTTGCATCGGTAATGTGAGAACCCGCTAGGATCACACGTTTTTTCAGTACCGCAGGGCGACCATCACGTGTCATCTTCACTTCACTACCCGCAGGTACACGACCTGCAGCAGCGGCAGCTAAATCAGCACTGCTGTCTACTTCACGGAACTCAAGGGTTGCTGTTGCACCTAAAATTTCTTTTGCACGTGCCGTGTCTTGAACACCCGGTAACTCAACCACAATACGGTTTGCGCCTTGACGCTGTACCAGTGGTTCAGCCACACCCAGTTCATTTACACGGTTACGTAAAATGGTGATGTTTTGGTCAACAGCATAATTACGGATTTCCTGTAAGCGCTCTTCAGTAAATTTAGCCGTTAATACAAAACGACCATTTGTTTCACTGGTAGTAAACACCATATCAGGATGCAATTTTTCTAACGCCAGTTCAGCTTGTTCTAATTGCGCTTCATCACGAAGGCGAACTTGAACGCTGTCTTTCGTTTTACTGATTGCACGGTAGCGAATTTTTTCCTCACGCAGCTCAGTACGGAACGTTTCTTCTTGCTGACCAAGAAGTTTTTCCATTGCTGCGTCCATATCAACTTCCATTAAGAAGTGAACACCACCACGTAAATCCAAACCTAATTTCATTGGTGTCGCACCAATAGATTCAAGCCATGAAGGAGTGGCAGCGGCAAGGTTTAGTGCTACAACGTAGTCTTTACCTAATTCACCATTAAGGATATCGCGGGCACTGATTTGAGTATCAGTATCATTGAAGCGGACAAGTACAGAGCCATTTTCAAAAACAGCTGACTTGTAAGGGAT
The sequence above is a segment of the Photobacterium leiognathi genome. Coding sequences within it:
- the secF gene encoding protein translocase subunit SecF produces the protein MRELLNADKVVDFMRWSKVAFVFSLLMIAGSIGTIATKGLNWGLDFTGGTLIEVSFKEPANLPLIRESLQKAGFGDAIVQNFGTARDVMVRLQPRDDVKGEVLGNQIIDALKEGTAQSVEMRRIEFVGPNVGDELAEAGGMAILIALLCILLYVSLRFEWRLAAGAVMSLAHDIIITVGIFSLLQVEVDLTIVAALLTVVGYSLNDTIVVFDRIRENFRKMRKESPAEIMNNSISQTLSRTLITSGTTLFVVIALFVLGGSMIHGFALALLIGITIGTYSSIYVASALALKLGITREHLMPTLVEKEGEEFDAMP
- the suhB gene encoding inositol-1-monophosphatase, with amino-acid sequence MHPMLNIAIRAVRKAGDHVIKSLEKPQSIEVANKGNDVVTNIDHEAEAIIIDTILKSYPDHCIVAAESGNKEGRDKECQWIIDPVDGTKNFVRGYPHFAISIALRMRGRTEVAAVYDPARNELFTATRGAGAQLNSQRIRASQPRDLTGTVLATGLPFAAKQHAESYLKIQNALFIECDDMRQSGSTALDLCYLAAGRVDGVFKLGQKPWEIAAGELIAREAGAICADFTGNTNYLTTGNIVAGNARVVKPMLAKIREFGSDALTK
- the secD gene encoding protein translocase subunit SecD; this encodes MLNRYPLWKNLMVLFALIIGLLYALPNVYGEDPAIQITGARGASVDMSALDTVTEDLKKNNIPYKSAVFENGSVLVRFNDTDTQISARDILNGELGKDYVVALNLAAATPSWLESIGATPMKLGLDLRGGVHFLMEVDMDAAMEKLLGQQEETFRTELREEKIRYRAISKTKDSVQVRLRDEAQLEQAELALEKLHPDMVFTTSETNGRFVLTAKFTEERLQEIRNYAVDQNITILRNRVNELGVAEPLVQRQGANRIVVELPGVQDTARAKEILGATATLEFREVDSSADLAAAAAGRVPAGSEVKMTRDGRPAVLKKRVILAGSHITDASSSADEYGRPQVNISLDTEGGSKMTAFSKNNVGKLMATVFTEYKDSGKRGPDGKVILEKHEEVINQATIQSALGRNFRITGIDSQAEAHNLSLLLRAGALIAPISIVEERTIGPSMGQQNIDMGVQACIWGMVAVMLFTLLYYRGFGLIANLALMMNLVLIIGVMSMIPGATMTLPGIAGIVLTVGMAVDANVLIFERIREELREGRSPQQAIQQGYGNAFSTIADANITTLITAIILFAVGTGAIKGFAVTLSIGILTSMFTAIVGTRAVVNLIYGGKRVDKLSI
- a CDS encoding VirK/YbjX family protein, which produces MNTLSLSKLSIEVYPTELSDKYSPLWTYRLKFLTRGFFYKSSLQKLVNGIDPTLLATLCKRHNRFIEKPFRPYITNTAAPSQRVAFITKHYQFISNELPSATKEHIFANSKGLKLVSFIVDDQEYSLNLTFDGRYQKEGELCLVLFDAQGNNFYTVTFIVNNQDGKRSIIIGGLQGPASNEENNLKIKRLTKTLHGQRPKDLMIKMMTFIANCWQADHLLAIKNESHTYCAKRYKSKKYGSSRIKTDYNRHWEALGGTEYDTHFYQLPMEDVRRDPEDISRPKRAMYRRRYEWLDQVKAEIQQIIALKQ